One genomic region from Phocoena sinus isolate mPhoSin1 chromosome 3, mPhoSin1.pri, whole genome shotgun sequence encodes:
- the ZNRF4 gene encoding LOW QUALITY PROTEIN: E3 ubiquitin-protein ligase ZNRF4 (The sequence of the model RefSeq protein was modified relative to this genomic sequence to represent the inferred CDS: substituted 1 base at 1 genomic stop codon), translated as MPGTVLSNLHDCHRTEINASLASDAKPEEAPTDAAKEGHAGPSCSAXLPMSHPFKLHSHPSHGPPGRSWRCLEASCPWSPAGPSSTPQPEEEGLAMGQPWPVLALGAVRFSLILLGLLVPTQAVVRAVLDGNSSTVEFADLPALFGVPLAPEGVRGYLTEARPANACHPIEGPRPGNGSLGAIVLIRRYDCTFDLKVLHAQQAGFQAAVVYNVRSDDLVLMAYVYEDLRCQITIPSVFVGEATSQDLRVIVCCDKLVHILLLPDHPACPDLDCHPMLAISWVLGCTLALLVTAFFVLWYLWNWLRAWWARGPVVKAWASQRAQVSTFTRLHDLCAICLDEYEEGDQLKILPCSHTYHCKCINPWFSQPTRRSCPVCKQSVVSTEDSSDSTVSSYGYEEDPSLPGHRPPIWAIQTRLRSRRLELLT; from the coding sequence GGCCACGCAGGTCCCAGCTGTTCCGCCTAACTGCCTATGAGCCACCCGTTCAAGCTCCATTCACACCCCAGCCATGGGCCCCCTGGGAGGTCCTGGAGATGCCTGGAGGCCTCCTGTCCGTGGTCCCCAGCGGGACCTAGCTCCACACCACAgccagaggaggaggggctggccaTGGGGCAGCCCTGGCCAGTCCTGGCCCTGGGGGCAGTCAGGTTCTCACTGATCCTTCTGGGGCTGCTGGTGCCCACACAGGCGGTGGTGCGAGCCGTGCTGGATGGTAACTCAAGCACCGTGGAGTTTGCGGACCTGCCGGCCCTGTTCGGGGTGCCCCTAGCCCCCGAAGGTGTGCGGGGCTACCTGACGGAGGCCAGACCGGCCAACGCGTGCCATCCCATCGAGGGCCCGCGGCCGGGCAACGGCTCCCTGGGTGCCATCGTGCTGATCCGCCGGTACGATTGCACGTTTGACCTCAAGGTGCTGCACGCCCAGCAGGCCGGCTTCCAGGCGGCCGTTGTGTACAACGTGCGCTCTGACGACCTGGTGCTCATGGCCTACGTCTACGAGGACCTGCGGTGCCAGATCACCATCCCCTCGGTGTTCGTGGGCGAGGCCACCTCCCAGGACCTGCGGGTCATCGTGTGCTGCGATAAATTGGTCCACATCCTCCTGCTGCCCGACCACCCGGCCTGCCCGGACCTGGACTGCCACCCCATGCTGGCCATCTCCTGGGTGCTGGGCTGCACCCTGGCCCTGCTCGTGACCGCCTTCTTCGTTCTGTGGTATCTATGGAACTGGCTGCGGGCCTGGTGGGCCCGCGGGCCAGTGGTCAAGGCGTGGGCCAGCCAGAGGGCCCAGGTGAGCACTTTCACGAGGCTTCACGACCTGTGTGCCATCTGCCTGGATGAATACGAGGAAGGTGACCAGCTCAAGATCCTGCCCTGCTCCCATACCTACCACTGCAAGTGCATCAACCCCTGGTTCTCCCAGCCCACCCGGCGCTCCTGCCCCGTATGCAAGCAGTCGGTGGTCAGCACGGAGGACAGCTCTGACTCCACCGTCAGCAGCTATGGGTACGAGGAGGACCCCTCGCTGCCTGGTCACCGCCCCCCGATCTGGGCCATCCAGACCCGGCTGCGATCCCGGAGGCTGGAGCTGCTGACCTGA